CGGCCACTCCCTGTCCTTCGGGTAGCTTCGTTTCGAAATAGCTATTCGGACCCCGCCGGGAGGGTCGATGTGGACGACGACTCCCTCCAGTTTCTCACGCTCTATGGGACCCGTTTCGCGGAGGGCTTTGGCTTCATCACGCTGATCACGCTGTTGCCCTCCTACATCAACGAACTCGACCCCACCGGGACGACGGTTCTGGGGATGACCGTCAGCGCGGGCTTCATCATCGGGATGTACACATCCGGCTTTACGCTCGCCCAGACCGCGACCGTCATCCCGCTTGCGTGGGCGGGCGATCGTTTCGACAAGCGGACCGTACTGTTAGGGGTCATCGCGACGGGCGCGGCGGTCTACGCGCTCTTTCCGGTCGTCGACTCCTCGGCCTCGTTCATCGCGATCCGCGCCCTCCAGGGGATCGTCGTCACCGGCACGGCGCTGATGACCCTCGCGCTCGTGGGACAGGTCGCCGCGGTGGGCACCCGCGCCGATAAGATCGGGAAGGCGAACGCCGCCTCCTTTGCGGCGTCGATACTGGGCTCGCTATCGGCGGGTGCGATCTACGATACAGTCGGCTTCGGGCCGATCTTCACCCTGATCGTCGCGCTGATGGTGGTGACGTGGATCGGGCTGTACGCCGTCCTCGACTCCGACGAGACGCGCGTCGAGGGCTTTCCGTTCAGCGACCTCGCCATGAACCGCCGGATCCTCACCGTCAGCAGCTTTCGGGTCCAGTACGCCTTCGCGGTCACGATGGTCCGTACCTGGGTCCCGATCTATGCGGGGACGGCGATGGCTTCGGGAGGGCTCGGCGTCGCGGCCTTCGCGGTCGCGCTCACCGTCACCGCCGAGAAGGCGACCAACATGGTCGGGCAGCTCTTTACCGGTCGGCTCTCCGACGGATACGGCCGCGCGCTGTTCGTCTTCGTCGGCGGC
The sequence above is drawn from the Halalkalicoccus subterraneus genome and encodes:
- a CDS encoding MFS transporter; the encoded protein is MDDDSLQFLTLYGTRFAEGFGFITLITLLPSYINELDPTGTTVLGMTVSAGFIIGMYTSGFTLAQTATVIPLAWAGDRFDKRTVLLGVIATGAAVYALFPVVDSSASFIAIRALQGIVVTGTALMTLALVGQVAAVGTRADKIGKANAASFAASILGSLSAGAIYDTVGFGPIFTLIVALMVVTWIGLYAVLDSDETRVEGFPFSDLAMNRRILTVSSFRVQYAFAVTMVRTWVPIYAGTAMASGGLGVAAFAVALTVTAEKATNMVGQLFTGRLSDGYGRALFVFVGGGAYGLIALAIPLAPAIGTALGTPASLPLVGEIPPAYLPLLAFSGLLGVVDSFREPASMALFADEGSNEGGVASSFGIRELIWRPGSVAGPLIAGWLMVEVSMASVFYVGGVFAVTGALAFLAILVSDHGRNALTAW